From the genome of Nitrososphaerota archaeon, one region includes:
- a CDS encoding 30S ribosomal protein S9: MERVDMVNPTPKVPVKKGPKLYSGARKTSRATAAIKLGAGRVRVNGIPVEMWEPEVARLHLMGPVAVVGELREKYDVDVSVSGGGFMGQADAAAMAIARAYVDQVRGNEFRDKMNAYNKYLLSGDPRQAEPKKFGGPGARRKRQKSYR, encoded by the coding sequence GTGGAACGAGTAGACATGGTGAACCCCACTCCGAAGGTCCCGGTCAAGAAGGGCCCCAAGCTGTACTCCGGTGCGAGGAAGACGTCGAGGGCGACTGCCGCCATCAAGCTCGGCGCAGGGAGGGTCAGGGTCAACGGCATCCCGGTCGAGATGTGGGAGCCAGAGGTTGCGAGACTGCATCTCATGGGCCCTGTCGCTGTCGTCGGAGAACTCCGGGAGAAGTACGACGTGGACGTGAGCGTCTCGGGGGGAGGCTTCATGGGACAGGCTGACGCGGCGGCGATGGCAATCGCGCGGGCATATGTCGACCAGGTCAGAGGAAACGAATTCAGGGACAAGATGAATGCATACAATAAATACCTGCTATCGGGTGACCCGCGACAAGCGGAACCGAAGAAGTTTGGCGGCCCAGGTGCTAGACGCAAACGGCAAAAATCGTATAGGTAA
- a CDS encoding helix-turn-helix domain-containing protein, translating into MHKEEFLFDPDASERTAKRVLVSERPDAFKAASGKFGQRILVLLASGPRYPAEVARSLKTHHQTVYYHMGRLERAGLIVRVGSQSIRGGVANRFALASDGYAVEFPVKGEPIPTLKSARRSKSLGNFFQEFVMDGRLDGWIVVGSPLQHGASGTQARDGHYAVQLGFALGQFVSLPTGFPVKLDVDLKAEKLLGSNLIVVGGPRTNLVAEELNPYLRFRFKQEGFWSSIVDERGRSYSSDLDCVVEKVRNPWNKEATCVLAAGLTGAGTKAAIIGISNHASLLFEKYRSGEYSCLLRGTDKDGDGKVDSVEVLRQA; encoded by the coding sequence TTGCACAAGGAAGAATTCCTCTTCGACCCCGACGCGTCCGAGAGGACCGCCAAGCGAGTCCTCGTCTCAGAGCGGCCAGACGCCTTCAAGGCAGCGTCCGGGAAGTTCGGCCAAAGGATCCTTGTCCTACTCGCCTCTGGCCCCAGGTACCCTGCGGAGGTCGCCAGATCACTTAAGACGCATCACCAGACGGTCTACTACCACATGGGCAGGCTGGAGAGGGCAGGCCTGATAGTCCGCGTCGGCAGCCAATCGATTCGCGGAGGGGTGGCCAACCGCTTCGCCCTGGCTTCTGATGGCTATGCAGTGGAGTTCCCTGTGAAGGGGGAGCCGATTCCCACGCTGAAGTCCGCAAGGAGGTCCAAGTCCCTCGGGAACTTCTTCCAGGAATTCGTCATGGACGGCAGGCTCGACGGCTGGATAGTGGTGGGGTCTCCACTTCAGCACGGCGCGAGCGGGACCCAGGCGCGAGACGGGCACTACGCAGTCCAGCTGGGGTTCGCCCTAGGACAGTTCGTGTCCCTACCGACTGGCTTCCCGGTCAAGCTGGACGTGGACCTCAAGGCGGAGAAGCTGCTGGGGTCCAACCTCATCGTGGTCGGGGGGCCTAGGACAAACCTCGTCGCCGAGGAGCTCAACCCCTACCTCAGATTCCGGTTCAAGCAGGAGGGGTTCTGGAGTTCGATCGTCGACGAAAGGGGGAGGTCCTACAGCTCGGACCTCGACTGCGTGGTGGAGAAGGTCCGGAACCCTTGGAACAAGGAAGCGACCTGCGTCCTCGCGGCCGGCCTCACCGGGGCGGGCACCAAGGCCGCGATCATAGGCATCAGCAACCACGCCTCACTGCTCTTCGAGAAGTACAGGTCGGGCGAATACTCATGCCTGCTACGCGGGACCGACAAGGACGGAGACGGAAAAGTCGATTCTGTAGAAGTGCTGCGGCAGGCCTGA
- a CDS encoding 30S ribosomal protein S2, whose product MSQFEDDEAGSPDKMVAPGLSEKALIATGIRIGTPVRTKTMEIFTTRPRPDGLHMIDDAKTFERIDIAGKFIAHAGAQNTVVYTSREHASVAVEKFCELTGAMARIGRFMPGTFTNPLYPGHLDAELVVVADPMSDTQAIVEAGSQGVPIIAICDTDNITDDIDLVIPGNNRGRKAIAAIFWMLARATLVHAGQLNADQPMKYSIEDFETKIEEEPEQEILE is encoded by the coding sequence ATGTCACAGTTCGAAGACGACGAAGCTGGGTCGCCGGACAAGATGGTCGCTCCGGGGCTCAGCGAGAAGGCGCTCATCGCGACTGGAATCCGCATCGGGACCCCGGTCCGGACCAAGACCATGGAGATCTTCACCACCCGCCCGAGGCCCGACGGCCTCCACATGATCGACGACGCCAAGACCTTCGAGAGGATCGACATCGCTGGAAAGTTCATCGCCCACGCCGGCGCCCAGAACACCGTGGTCTACACCAGCCGAGAGCACGCGTCGGTCGCCGTCGAGAAGTTCTGCGAGCTGACAGGTGCCATGGCTCGGATAGGCAGGTTCATGCCCGGCACCTTCACCAACCCTCTCTACCCCGGGCACCTCGACGCGGAACTCGTCGTGGTCGCTGACCCTATGTCGGACACCCAGGCGATAGTCGAGGCAGGGAGCCAGGGGGTCCCGATCATCGCGATCTGCGACACTGACAACATAACCGACGACATCGACCTGGTGATACCCGGCAACAACAGGGGCCGAAAGGCCATAGCCGCCATCTTCTGGATGCTCGCACGGGCCACCCTCGTACACGCGGGGCAGCTGAACGCCGACCAGCCCATGAAGTACTCCATCGAGGACTTCGAGACGAAGATCGAAGAAGAACCAGAACAAGAGATTCTCGAGTAG
- a CDS encoding 30S ribosomal protein S4, giving the protein MGDPKKARKQYSRPRSPWRADQLAQELYLLGTYGLRNKRELWKAQTQLSSVRKQARTLLAATEQVRLREEKKLLDSLHRRGLVSEGATLDDILSLTVEDSLSRRLQTMVFKKGMAVSPLHSRQLIVHGHIMIGKSIITIPGYEVGHGEEGGISLVSGREPAPAPEVQPPAEEKVEEKTATVTETPAASE; this is encoded by the coding sequence TTGGGAGACCCGAAGAAGGCCCGGAAGCAGTACAGCAGGCCCAGGAGCCCCTGGAGGGCCGACCAGCTGGCCCAGGAGCTGTACCTTCTTGGGACCTACGGTCTACGAAACAAGAGAGAGCTTTGGAAGGCCCAGACCCAGCTGAGTTCGGTCAGGAAGCAGGCCAGGACGCTGCTGGCCGCGACGGAACAGGTCAGGCTCAGGGAGGAGAAGAAGCTCCTCGACAGCCTGCACAGGCGGGGTCTGGTCTCCGAGGGCGCGACCCTCGACGACATCCTGAGCCTCACAGTCGAGGACTCCCTGTCAAGGAGGCTGCAGACCATGGTCTTCAAGAAGGGGATGGCGGTCTCGCCCCTGCACTCGAGGCAGCTTATCGTCCACGGTCATATCATGATTGGAAAGAGCATAATCACGATTCCAGGCTACGAGGTGGGCCACGGGGAGGAGGGAGGGATCTCCCTTGTTTCGGGTCGGGAGCCCGCGCCGGCTCCGGAAGTCCAGCCTCCGGCCGAGGAGAAGGTTGAGGAGAAGACCGCGACGGTGACTGAGACGCCAGCGGCGTCCGAGTGA
- a CDS encoding 30S ribosomal protein S13, translating to MSTPAEFRHLVRLAGRDLDGSKKLNVALSDLRGVGFNFANIVTRRLQIDPRVRLGTMTEEQVKEVERAIQSVSTSSLPQWYYNRRKDPYTGETKQLLGSDLDFVIKGDVDGEKNLQSWKGIRHGLGLKVRGQRTRTTGRKGRTVGVRKAALIAAAKEAGKEKDKEEK from the coding sequence ATGTCGACCCCCGCCGAATTCAGGCACTTGGTCAGGCTGGCCGGGAGAGACCTGGACGGCAGCAAGAAGCTGAACGTGGCCCTTTCCGACCTCAGGGGGGTGGGCTTCAATTTCGCTAACATCGTCACTAGGAGGCTTCAGATCGACCCGAGGGTCAGGCTGGGGACTATGACCGAGGAGCAGGTGAAGGAGGTAGAGCGGGCCATCCAGAGCGTTTCGACGTCTTCGCTCCCCCAGTGGTACTACAACAGGAGGAAGGACCCGTACACAGGGGAGACGAAGCAGCTGCTGGGCTCGGACCTGGACTTCGTAATCAAGGGGGACGTGGACGGTGAGAAGAACCTCCAGAGCTGGAAGGGGATCAGGCATGGCCTGGGGTTGAAGGTGAGGGGCCAGAGGACCCGGACCACCGGCAGGAAGGGGAGGACGGTGGGGGTCAGGAAGGCAGCCCTCATCGCAGCCGCGAAGGAAGCCGGCAAAGAGAAAGACAAGGAAGAGAAGTAA
- a CDS encoding 50S ribosomal protein L18e: MTSSNPLHRHISVMLERAGKEYKAPIWETASRMLSRPHSTTVEVNLGRLSRLAGEGSALFVPGKVLGSGLVDKKLVVGAFAFSASAKAKLESSGGSALTVEQFLKKYPKGSGVMLVQ, encoded by the coding sequence GTGACTTCCTCGAACCCGCTTCACAGGCATATCTCCGTGATGCTCGAGCGGGCGGGGAAGGAGTACAAAGCCCCAATATGGGAGACTGCTTCGCGAATGCTCTCGAGGCCGCACAGCACCACAGTCGAAGTGAACCTTGGACGGCTCTCCAGGCTCGCCGGCGAAGGGAGCGCCCTATTTGTCCCAGGCAAGGTCCTCGGCTCCGGGCTGGTCGACAAGAAGCTGGTCGTCGGCGCCTTCGCTTTCTCTGCGAGTGCGAAGGCCAAGCTCGAATCCTCCGGCGGTTCTGCCCTGACAGTCGAACAGTTCCTCAAGAAATACCCGAAGGGAAGCGGTGTCATGCTTGTCCAGTGA
- the amrB gene encoding AmmeMemoRadiSam system protein B translates to MAVRKPAVAGSFYPSKKSELSAMIGDCYLHPLGPGRLPPAPAGRAKVVAVVSPHAGYEYSGPVAAHSFLHVSSLSDPNLIVVVAPNHYGIGSGVSTFREGEWETPLGRMKVDSESAAQLARSSEAVAFDPEAQRLEHSLEVQLPFLQEIYGDSVPFLPISLLFQDPDTAKEVASAIVNVVGGRKAVLVASSDLTHYEPADVARKKDAELLDSIVRMDSEAFYATLERLQVTACGYGPIATVMEASLALGLRRGELLKYASSGDTTGDNSQVVGYGSLRFV, encoded by the coding sequence TTGGCCGTAAGGAAACCTGCCGTCGCGGGTTCATTCTATCCTTCTAAGAAGTCTGAGCTTTCAGCCATGATAGGGGACTGCTACCTCCACCCCCTCGGTCCGGGCAGACTCCCCCCGGCCCCGGCCGGCAGGGCGAAGGTGGTCGCAGTCGTGTCACCTCACGCCGGCTACGAGTACTCGGGACCGGTGGCCGCCCACAGCTTCCTGCACGTCTCTTCGCTCAGTGACCCGAACCTCATAGTGGTGGTGGCCCCAAACCACTACGGAATCGGGAGCGGTGTGTCGACCTTCAGGGAGGGCGAGTGGGAGACCCCCCTTGGAAGGATGAAGGTCGACTCGGAATCGGCTGCGCAATTGGCCCGGTCGTCGGAGGCGGTGGCATTCGACCCGGAGGCCCAGCGGCTCGAGCATTCCCTTGAGGTCCAGCTCCCCTTCCTCCAGGAGATCTACGGGGATTCCGTCCCCTTTCTCCCCATATCGCTCCTGTTCCAGGACCCAGACACCGCCAAGGAGGTCGCCTCCGCCATCGTCAACGTAGTTGGGGGAAGGAAGGCGGTCCTGGTGGCGTCCTCGGACCTAACCCACTACGAGCCGGCAGACGTCGCAAGGAAGAAGGACGCCGAGCTCCTCGATTCGATCGTGAGGATGGACTCCGAGGCGTTCTACGCCACCCTCGAGCGGCTCCAGGTCACCGCCTGCGGCTACGGCCCCATCGCGACCGTGATGGAGGCCTCCCTTGCACTCGGACTCCGCAGGGGCGAGCTCTTGAAGTACGCAAGCAGCGGCGACACCACGGGGGACAACAGCCAAGTGGTCGGCTACGGGTCCCTCAGGTTCGTGTAG
- a CDS encoding 30S ribosomal protein S11, giving the protein MASEEEIANDRWGVVHIYSSYNNTIVHITDLTGAETISFSSGGRHVKADRFESSPYAAMRSASAAADVAKTKGINAVHIKVRAVGGTGPRTPGPGAQAAIRAIARAGFRIGRIEDVTPIPHDTTRKKGGRRGRRA; this is encoded by the coding sequence TTGGCATCAGAAGAGGAGATTGCAAATGACCGTTGGGGTGTAGTCCATATCTATTCGTCCTATAACAACACGATAGTCCACATAACCGACCTGACTGGGGCGGAGACGATCTCCTTCTCGTCCGGGGGCAGGCATGTGAAGGCTGACAGGTTCGAATCGTCCCCATACGCTGCGATGCGGAGCGCCTCGGCTGCCGCGGACGTGGCGAAGACGAAGGGGATCAACGCTGTCCACATCAAGGTCAGGGCCGTCGGCGGAACCGGGCCGAGGACCCCCGGGCCCGGAGCCCAGGCAGCCATCAGAGCCATAGCCAGAGCAGGCTTCAGGATTGGGCGGATCGAAGACGTGACACCGATTCCTCACGACACTACTCGGAAGAAGGGCGGCCGCAGGGGAAGAAGGGCCTAG
- a CDS encoding DNA-directed RNA polymerase subunit N → MMIPIRCFTCGNQIGDKFASFQSRVKDGEDPAKVLDALGLKRYCCRRMLISSVDVIDQVLPFFSRKADLQ, encoded by the coding sequence ATGATGATACCAATCCGATGCTTCACATGCGGCAACCAGATCGGGGACAAGTTCGCCTCCTTCCAGTCCAGGGTCAAGGACGGGGAAGACCCGGCCAAGGTGCTCGACGCCCTGGGGCTCAAGAGGTACTGCTGCCGCCGCATGCTCATTTCCTCCGTCGACGTGATCGACCAGGTCCTCCCGTTCTTCAGCAGGAAGGCAGACCTGCAGTAG
- a CDS encoding 50S ribosomal protein L13 produces the protein MSSESTVYVDATNQIAGRLSSKVAKLLLNGKRVIVVNAEKALISGSRESVVTEWQKKLEISSRVNPIYGPFHPRRPDNILRRMVRGMVPRKKPKGAVAMKRLRVHIGVPAGAQGAKYTVFEDSKAARPIPTYVTMRELSKTLGWNE, from the coding sequence TTGTCCAGTGAAAGCACGGTGTACGTGGACGCCACGAACCAGATCGCAGGGAGGCTCTCCTCCAAGGTCGCCAAGCTCCTGCTCAACGGCAAGAGGGTGATAGTCGTGAACGCAGAGAAGGCCCTGATTTCCGGCAGCCGCGAGTCTGTCGTCACGGAATGGCAGAAGAAGCTCGAGATCTCCAGTAGGGTGAACCCGATCTACGGGCCCTTCCACCCCCGAAGGCCCGACAACATCCTGAGAAGGATGGTCAGAGGGATGGTCCCAAGGAAGAAGCCGAAGGGCGCAGTTGCGATGAAGAGGCTCAGGGTCCACATCGGTGTCCCCGCAGGAGCGCAGGGGGCCAAGTACACAGTTTTTGAGGATTCGAAGGCGGCCCGCCCCATCCCCACCTACGTTACGATGAGGGAGCTGTCCAAGACGCTCGGGTGGAACGAGTAG
- a CDS encoding polyprenyl synthetase family protein has product MSDLQEEMKRVKAAVDRLILDQILPESSPIREVDLLYKMMRDYPSRPAKGMRPFLCVTTCRAGGGTEGDALLTAACIELFQNWILIHDDIEDGSELRRGQPSLHKKYSEALALNTGDALHARMWEALALNKVKLGHEAAVTVIEEFSRMVNATTEGQHMELGWVQNRRWDLKESDYYEMCTRKTSWYTVASPCRLGAIVAGSDDVVLDKLKDFGLKLGVAFQIQDDALNLVGDQEKYGKAKSDDVLEGKRTLILLHLLGSVSPSERKKIIAIMNKQRADKTPDDIAYILSLVESHDAVGYARKRAYELMKEAVGTLKSIRWTGDKDAAALLEQFARFAVEREW; this is encoded by the coding sequence TTGTCCGACCTTCAGGAGGAAATGAAGCGAGTGAAGGCAGCGGTCGACCGGCTGATCCTCGACCAGATCCTGCCGGAGTCGAGCCCGATCAGGGAGGTGGACCTGCTCTACAAGATGATGCGGGACTATCCCTCGCGCCCGGCGAAGGGGATGAGGCCCTTCCTCTGCGTCACCACCTGCAGGGCCGGGGGAGGGACCGAGGGGGACGCCCTGCTGACCGCCGCCTGCATCGAACTCTTCCAGAACTGGATTCTGATTCACGACGACATCGAGGACGGGTCGGAGCTCAGAAGGGGCCAGCCCTCGCTCCACAAGAAGTACTCCGAGGCCCTCGCGCTCAACACCGGGGACGCCCTCCACGCCCGGATGTGGGAGGCGCTCGCCCTCAACAAGGTGAAGCTCGGCCACGAGGCCGCTGTCACGGTCATCGAGGAGTTCTCGCGGATGGTCAACGCGACCACCGAGGGGCAGCACATGGAGCTGGGCTGGGTGCAGAACAGGAGGTGGGACCTGAAGGAGTCGGACTACTATGAGATGTGCACGAGGAAGACCTCGTGGTACACGGTCGCGAGCCCCTGCAGGCTGGGCGCGATAGTCGCCGGCTCTGACGACGTTGTCCTGGACAAGCTCAAGGATTTCGGCCTGAAGCTCGGGGTCGCATTCCAGATCCAGGACGACGCATTGAACCTGGTCGGAGACCAGGAGAAGTACGGGAAGGCGAAATCTGACGACGTCCTCGAGGGGAAGAGGACCCTGATCCTCCTGCACCTCCTCGGGAGCGTCTCTCCCTCCGAGAGGAAGAAGATAATCGCCATAATGAACAAGCAGAGGGCCGACAAGACCCCCGACGACATCGCCTACATCCTCTCCCTGGTGGAAAGCCACGACGCCGTGGGCTACGCCCGGAAGAGGGCCTACGAGCTGATGAAGGAGGCCGTGGGGACACTGAAGAGCATCAGGTGGACGGGCGACAAGGACGCCGCTGCGCTCCTCGAGCAGTTCGCCCGCTTCGCAGTAGAGCGGGAATGGTAG
- a CDS encoding isopentenyl phosphate kinase produces the protein MTDKSKPFSYRPDVVSALAEEIASSGEDAVLVHGGGSFGHVVAKQSGLSSDAAGSSAAGVSKTRAAMYELNALVCKTMVEYKLNPYAFSPFDAVARSGKAKFAQWLRGLLKAGMTPVTFGDVVPSPGGFKVLSGDLMVLDLVRVLKPDRCVFSLDVDGVYEENTRVIIPELTPSKIRKMQVPTGDDATGGIRLKLEVAARAASLGAKVCFVSGYRRNEFSKALKGLDFYGTVVRS, from the coding sequence ATCACGGACAAGTCCAAGCCCTTCTCATACAGGCCCGACGTCGTCTCCGCCCTCGCCGAGGAGATAGCCTCGTCGGGCGAGGATGCCGTCCTCGTCCACGGTGGAGGGTCCTTCGGTCATGTGGTCGCGAAGCAGAGCGGCCTCTCCTCCGACGCCGCTGGTTCCAGCGCCGCGGGGGTGTCAAAGACCAGGGCGGCCATGTACGAACTGAACGCCCTCGTCTGCAAGACCATGGTCGAGTACAAGCTCAACCCCTACGCGTTCTCTCCCTTCGACGCAGTCGCCAGGTCCGGGAAGGCCAAGTTCGCCCAGTGGCTGCGAGGACTCCTGAAGGCGGGGATGACCCCGGTGACCTTCGGAGACGTCGTTCCGTCCCCGGGAGGCTTCAAGGTGCTGTCGGGGGACCTCATGGTCCTCGACCTGGTCAGGGTGCTCAAACCGGATAGGTGCGTCTTCTCTCTCGACGTCGACGGCGTGTACGAAGAAAACACCAGGGTCATCATCCCCGAGCTCACCCCATCGAAGATCCGGAAGATGCAGGTCCCGACCGGGGACGACGCCACCGGGGGGATAAGGCTCAAGCTGGAGGTCGCCGCCAGGGCGGCCTCTCTGGGGGCCAAGGTCTGCTTCGTCTCCGGCTACAGGCGCAACGAGTTCTCCAAGGCGCTCAAGGGACTCGATTTCTACGGGACAGTAGTCAGGTCCTGA
- a CDS encoding DNA-directed RNA polymerase subunit D: MVKVKVLADSDESVTLQLEGIDRSYANAVRRFCISEVPAMAIDDVVILENSSVLYDEILAHRLGMIPIKTDLERYNLPEDCDCGNPLGCHKCRVLFVLDAKGKEKVSIVNSGDLVSEDREIRPVSETIPLVKLAMGQSVKLEAYARLGKGKEHAKWQPCTVAVLTDGKTEGTFNLMVESAGGLPARTIVLKAIELLEKKLKEIQVSVGGAAQ, translated from the coding sequence TTGGTTAAGGTAAAGGTGCTGGCAGACAGCGACGAGTCTGTGACCCTTCAGTTGGAGGGGATAGACCGGTCCTATGCCAACGCGGTCAGGCGGTTCTGCATCTCGGAGGTCCCTGCCATGGCCATCGACGACGTTGTGATCCTCGAGAACTCCTCCGTCCTCTACGACGAGATCCTGGCGCACAGGCTGGGGATGATTCCGATCAAGACCGACCTCGAGAGGTACAACCTTCCCGAGGACTGCGACTGCGGCAACCCCCTCGGATGCCACAAGTGCAGGGTACTCTTCGTGCTCGACGCCAAGGGGAAGGAAAAGGTCTCGATCGTCAACTCCGGGGACCTGGTCTCCGAAGACAGAGAGATCAGGCCGGTCAGCGAGACCATACCCCTGGTCAAGCTCGCCATGGGCCAGTCGGTGAAATTGGAAGCCTACGCCAGGCTGGGCAAGGGGAAGGAGCATGCGAAGTGGCAGCCCTGCACAGTGGCGGTCCTTACGGACGGCAAGACCGAAGGGACCTTCAACCTGATGGTCGAATCCGCCGGGGGCCTCCCGGCCAGGACGATCGTCCTCAAGGCCATCGAACTCCTCGAGAAGAAGCTCAAGGAAATCCAGGTCTCGGTCGGAGGTGCGGCTCAGTGA
- the mvk gene encoding mevalonate kinase: protein MKSIAEAPSKAIITGEHFVVHGAWALAAALPKKVRVEVRESSAFRVVSDRFQGAGARALTPVSALVEAMAREFSFSPALKVSIASQIPEGAGLGSSASTMVAVASALARFRSLKLGPGELVRLSMVGEQEIHGRPSGVDPAICALGGVILFRRGKAPKKVAFKGTRTLLVSFSGKRRSTKRQISRVSSVKESFPSLFDGLTEAASEVSLMAAGRLAAGDIKGLGRLLNFNHAVLSTLGVSNESLDRLVDLSLSLGSYGAKLTGAGGGGSVVSVAPEGKEKRIISGLKARGFETFRAVVPTGGVKSWLEQ from the coding sequence ATGAAATCCATCGCTGAGGCCCCCTCCAAGGCAATCATAACGGGAGAACACTTCGTCGTCCACGGCGCCTGGGCCCTCGCTGCCGCCCTCCCGAAGAAGGTGAGGGTCGAGGTGCGCGAATCCAGCGCCTTCAGGGTCGTCTCGGACAGGTTCCAGGGGGCAGGCGCCCGGGCCCTGACGCCCGTCTCTGCCCTGGTCGAGGCCATGGCCCGCGAGTTCTCCTTCAGTCCGGCGCTCAAGGTGTCGATCGCTTCGCAGATACCGGAGGGGGCAGGGCTTGGCTCATCTGCCTCCACCATGGTCGCCGTAGCGTCCGCACTCGCACGCTTTCGCTCTCTGAAGCTCGGCCCCGGGGAGCTCGTCCGACTTTCCATGGTCGGGGAGCAGGAGATCCACGGCAGACCCTCGGGGGTCGACCCTGCCATCTGCGCCCTCGGCGGCGTCATCCTCTTCAGACGCGGGAAGGCCCCGAAGAAGGTGGCATTCAAGGGAACTAGGACCCTGTTGGTTTCATTTTCTGGCAAGAGGCGAAGCACGAAGAGGCAGATCTCCCGGGTCTCGAGCGTGAAGGAGTCCTTCCCCAGCCTCTTCGACGGCCTGACCGAGGCCGCCAGCGAGGTCAGCTTGATGGCTGCAGGAAGGCTGGCCGCGGGGGACATCAAGGGGCTGGGGAGGCTCCTGAACTTCAACCACGCAGTCCTTTCGACCCTGGGGGTTTCGAACGAGTCTCTCGACAGGCTGGTGGACCTCTCGCTCTCCTTGGGCAGCTACGGCGCCAAGCTGACGGGGGCAGGAGGGGGCGGAAGCGTCGTTTCAGTGGCGCCCGAAGGAAAGGAAAAAAGGATAATCTCGGGGCTAAAGGCGCGGGGTTTTGAGACCTTCAGAGCGGTAGTTCCCACGGGGGGCGTCAAGAGCTGGCTAGAACAGTAG